A part of Helicobacter fennelliae genomic DNA contains:
- a CDS encoding bacteriophage T4 gp5 trimerisation domain-containing protein → MSASNTSHSYSNTLTLLPITFSYTPSLKSKPKAPSSTLGVVIGESEDIDGERNTIHTDNFGRVKVRINCFASQEVIDNARVKEQNNVQGKNIENNHSQGTLQNINGNTNTHTQTTNDTLSNTTQTEENIHSQENHTTNNDVDSNNSQMKAYSYHYSPYLRVSSPIASISSGLYHTPRVGDEVIVSFFDEDIDKPYISASLYNQSNPALPPLPLNAHQTSLSARTLNNTKETEDTNSSIVESGLNEITLSNIKEKEQIYLQAQRDYEELIKHNFTQKIQNNKDSIVEGAYNERIKKIHTQTIDLAKIVSIGGEYNTNVALSKDTIVGLSHTLNVGASNKLRVAKDSSEYVGEDKSVEIQANLNTSIKQDENRNVGGNKREIIQGSLDIQSGRECNLSTQSQMNFNAKNNILFFGKESASFETQKELSFIADNTDMESKSNLTATAGNQILHQVGDTSITAKGDCVIIKAGGVEVVIDSKGLIVKGGEIKAE, encoded by the coding sequence ATGAGTGCTTCAAACACATCTCACTCTTATAGTAATACCCTCACCCTTTTACCTATTACCTTTAGCTATACTCCCTCTTTAAAGAGTAAGCCTAAAGCTCCTAGTAGCACTTTAGGAGTTGTTATTGGAGAGAGTGAGGATATAGATGGAGAAAGAAATACTATTCATACAGATAACTTTGGTAGAGTAAAGGTCCGAATAAATTGCTTTGCTTCTCAAGAGGTTATAGATAATGCAAGAGTGAAAGAACAAAATAATGTTCAAGGAAAAAATATAGAGAATAACCATTCACAAGGCACTCTTCAAAACATTAATGGAAATACTAACACTCATACACAAACAACCAATGATACTTTAAGCAATACAACACAGACAGAGGAGAATATACACTCACAAGAAAATCATACAACAAACAATGATGTGGATAGTAACAATTCACAAATGAAAGCCTACTCTTATCATTACTCTCCTTATCTTAGAGTAAGCTCTCCTATTGCAAGTATAAGTTCAGGTTTGTATCATACTCCAAGAGTGGGAGATGAAGTGATTGTAAGTTTCTTTGATGAGGATATAGATAAGCCTTATATCAGTGCTAGTCTGTATAACCAAAGTAATCCTGCCTTGCCTCCTTTGCCTTTAAATGCTCATCAAACAAGTTTAAGTGCAAGAACTCTTAATAATACAAAAGAGACAGAGGATACAAACTCTTCTATAGTAGAATCTGGATTAAATGAAATCACGCTCTCTAATATAAAAGAGAAAGAACAAATCTATCTTCAAGCACAAAGAGATTATGAAGAACTCATTAAACATAACTTCACTCAAAAGATACAGAATAATAAAGATTCCATAGTAGAGGGAGCATATAATGAAAGGATTAAAAAGATTCATACGCAAACCATAGATTTAGCAAAGATTGTAAGTATTGGAGGAGAATATAATACAAATGTGGCTTTATCTAAAGATACCATTGTAGGATTAAGTCATACTTTAAATGTAGGAGCAAGTAATAAACTTAGAGTAGCTAAGGATAGTAGTGAGTATGTAGGAGAGGATAAGAGTGTAGAGATACAAGCAAACCTCAATACAAGTATTAAGCAAGATGAGAATAGGAATGTAGGGGGGAATAAGAGAGAAATCATACAAGGGAGTTTAGATATACAAAGTGGGAGAGAATGTAATCTCTCTACCCAATCCCAAATGAATTTTAATGCTAAAAATAATATCTTATTCTTTGGCAAAGAATCTGCTTCGTTTGAAACGCAAAAAGAACTTTCTTTTATTGCAGATAATACTGATATGGAATCTAAGAGTAATCTTACTGCCACAGCAGGAAATCAAATCCTTCACCAAGTAGGAGACACTTCTATTACTGCTAAGGGAGATTGTGTTATTATTAAAGCTGGTGGAGTAGAAGTAGTCATAGATTCTAAAGGACTTATAGTTAAAGGTGGGGAGATAAAGGCGGAGTGA
- a CDS encoding DUF6402 family protein, translating into MSSYYIQIFIEEAGTPLNNGDKSRAGHMWFKIYALDEDSNIIEEKNAGYTSNGIVNDDNITYQREKAACESQALEITQETYEKLKEFADKTNNYAQSLGFGNNDYNFMWNSCVDYVWKALEIAGYNERQFEGKLVPMKNCKTIQTIVPHTKSTIFNRDDLFYNFNSILYPNSFFLFDFNISKNNENISQVNPLLLFPHSPQETILPPNTINSHRKGEIQFQIQALDEYTRMPIANAKLQLQNVNLGQEAISDTQGLTTFEIDSEQNLKSFRAKLIHKDYQEYPILDRSIILNSIKRREKPLELRFKQKLDNFAVQQVKLEPNEYILTDTNNEIITKNFYKVGDTLTLKASFDENKVKENEIKWVYKAMKPDEIQMFHQQDSKDKNPYSTQLHPVELDEIPKDTLQILQDSKTFFSNTPAYTIKNIKSNEAEPENIYKGKTLEITIPQGFENKQIAIFAYKNEPNWKVCQIIRINDYPQITIDCTLAETLRANARNDEISRLGWGVSYICQRLWHDNPANAKELGELIYIDSRQEDFIDSIPNETMKEIVKEILPRIEMREFAREIANQCPKVKSQIQQNDKNNLRFYVELDWDKFYMQFPLMKGLEDKILKVPAFGNDINQFVKDSIKEMTYESFEYVRRATGTPKILHNNFFDSAFYEKIIEWLKSDSIQKDLQDIVSSKNTNAKIVVMLDNIYQGFTKNEKIFSLKGNDWKSDNVCKKQFLVDIERPYKLWGQCMRAYGLGDTAFASILDFKEAIALYALTGKFNIYYIPSLFKITQGKNNAIDIQITEIKAYIFDGFDFIGTSGQFVGAWNYEKMEFKVFNSTRKMFREVTGSTKVISIGNVKEANENIMFNQDYQNTQKYFNLGLDFRIVTPTFKSIKVYPLSMPIQIKLN; encoded by the coding sequence ATGTCAAGCTACTATATACAAATTTTCATAGAGGAAGCTGGAACACCCTTAAATAATGGTGATAAATCTAGAGCAGGACATATGTGGTTTAAAATTTATGCACTTGATGAAGATAGTAATATTATAGAAGAAAAGAATGCAGGATACACCAGTAATGGTATAGTTAATGATGATAATATAACTTATCAAAGAGAAAAAGCTGCTTGTGAATCTCAAGCATTAGAAATTACACAAGAAACCTATGAAAAACTAAAAGAGTTTGCAGATAAAACAAATAACTATGCACAATCTTTAGGATTTGGCAATAATGATTATAATTTTATGTGGAATAGCTGTGTGGATTATGTATGGAAAGCCTTAGAAATTGCTGGGTATAACGAAAGGCAATTTGAGGGCAAATTAGTTCCAATGAAAAATTGTAAAACAATCCAAACAATAGTGCCACATACTAAATCTACAATATTCAATAGAGATGATTTATTTTATAATTTTAATAGCATTTTATATCCAAATTCATTTTTTCTTTTTGATTTTAATATAAGTAAAAACAACGAGAATATTTCACAAGTTAATCCCCTCCTATTGTTCCCCCACTCCCCCCAAGAAACCATCCTCCCTCCTAATACTATTAATTCTCATAGAAAGGGAGAAATACAATTCCAAATCCAAGCCTTAGATGAATACACAAGAATGCCTATTGCTAATGCAAAACTCCAATTACAAAATGTCAATCTAGGACAAGAGGCAATAAGTGATACTCAAGGTTTAACTACTTTTGAAATAGATTCCGAGCAAAATCTTAAGTCCTTTAGAGCTAAACTTATCCATAAAGACTACCAAGAATACCCTATCTTAGATAGAAGTATTATCCTCAATTCTATCAAAAGAAGAGAAAAGCCACTTGAATTAAGGTTTAAGCAAAAGTTAGATAATTTTGCAGTGCAGCAAGTTAAATTAGAACCAAATGAATATATACTTACAGACACTAATAATGAAATCATTACTAAAAACTTTTATAAAGTGGGTGATACTCTCACATTGAAGGCAAGTTTTGATGAGAATAAAGTAAAAGAAAATGAGATTAAATGGGTATATAAAGCTATGAAACCTGATGAAATCCAAATGTTTCATCAACAAGATTCTAAAGATAAGAATCCATACAGCACACAACTACACCCTGTTGAACTTGATGAAATCCCAAAAGATACCTTACAAATCCTACAAGATTCTAAAACTTTTTTTTCAAATACTCCTGCTTATACGATTAAAAATATAAAATCCAACGAAGCAGAACCCGAAAATATCTATAAGGGCAAAACTTTAGAAATCACTATCCCTCAAGGCTTTGAAAATAAACAAATTGCTATTTTTGCTTACAAAAATGAACCAAATTGGAAAGTATGTCAAATTATAAGGATAAATGATTATCCTCAAATTACTATTGATTGCACCTTAGCAGAGACTTTAAGAGCTAATGCAAGAAATGATGAAATCTCAAGGCTTGGCTGGGGAGTAAGCTATATATGCCAAAGATTATGGCACGATAATCCTGCTAATGCTAAAGAATTAGGAGAATTGATATACATAGACTCTAGGCAAGAAGACTTTATAGATTCTATCCCTAATGAAACAATGAAAGAAATAGTAAAAGAGATATTGCCTAGAATAGAGATGAGGGAGTTTGCAAGAGAGATAGCTAATCAATGCCCAAAAGTAAAATCCCAAATTCAACAAAATGACAAGAATAATTTAAGATTCTATGTAGAGCTAGATTGGGACAAGTTTTATATGCAGTTTCCTTTGATGAAAGGGCTAGAGGATAAAATATTGAAAGTTCCTGCTTTTGGAAACGATATTAATCAATTTGTTAAGGATTCTATAAAAGAAATGACTTATGAATCTTTTGAATATGTTCGCAGAGCAACAGGGACACCAAAGATTTTGCATAATAATTTTTTTGATAGTGCTTTTTATGAAAAGATTATAGAATGGCTCAAAAGCGATTCTATACAAAAAGACTTACAAGACATTGTAAGCAGTAAAAATACAAATGCAAAAATAGTTGTTATGCTTGACAATATCTATCAAGGTTTTACAAAAAATGAGAAAATATTTTCATTAAAAGGCAATGATTGGAAAAGTGATAATGTCTGCAAAAAGCAATTTCTTGTTGATATAGAAAGACCTTATAAATTATGGGGGCAATGTATGCGTGCTTATGGTTTGGGAGATACTGCTTTTGCAAGTATCTTGGATTTCAAAGAAGCCATAGCCCTTTATGCTTTAACAGGTAAATTTAATATTTATTATATTCCTAGCCTCTTTAAAATCACTCAAGGTAAAAATAATGCAATAGATATTCAAATTACAGAGATAAAGGCTTATATCTTTGATGGCTTTGATTTCATAGGCACATCAGGGCAATTTGTGGGTGCTTGGAATTATGAAAAAATGGAGTTTAAGGTATTTAATAGCACAAGAAAAATGTTTAGAGAAGTTACAGGTTCAACAAAAGTAATTTCTATTGGTAATGTCAAAGAAGCAAATGAGAATATAATGTTTAATCAAGACTACCAAAATACCCAAAAATATTTCAACTTAGGTTTAGACTTTAGGATTGTAACTCCTACATTCAAAAGCATAAAAGTCTATCCCTTATCAATGCCAATCCAAATAAAGCTAAATTGA